The genomic stretch ACGTGTTATTTAAAGGAAAGTGTGACAAACCGTTATGATCTTTAATAAAGAACGTATCAGTATGCACCAAAGGCAACACAGGAAAAGGATCGGAATTCCTGGTTAActctaaattatttacagataaatttatgttttttaaactgGTTTTAATGGACTCCATTGAAAGATAAAATCATGGAATCCTAGTCAGGGCACAACGATGGCACcaatgtacaatataaatattaacagtcaatatattaatcaatAGATACACAATCTATAACaaactaataaaaatacatttttataaattatgttaatCGAATTGTTGGTGATCAACCTTATCTGGTAAGTCACAATTGATAAACACACCATTACAGAAACAAATAGGCCAATATTAGTCAAGCAATTAtcgaaaataaaaaagagcaatataaatatgaatatgGAAGCAAGTATGTAAAAAGATATCGTCGAAAGGGGTAAGTAACGAATAATTAATTACATAGCTgcacaaaaacaaaaattaaacgtTAATTTGAGAGCATCTTCCTGGAAAGCATCTCGGATTCAACGAGGGTGAACTCCGGTATCCAGCCGCATCGATTCAGGTTAGAAAGAACCCTGACGTAAATCCAATTGCCAGAACGCGCAACGAGCTGGACCTTTTCAGACTTTTTTACGGAAGCAGTGTTCACACCGTCGCCGTTCCAAGAAGTGAAGACCTTGACTGTGACCGGAGGACCGTTACTCTGAGTTATGTTAGTGAAATCTAAGTCCTGTTCAGAGATAGAATCCTTGGAATCCTTCCTAGGTTTACCTGGCTTGTCATTGGAACATGAAGAGTTCACAACCTCCTCCTCTTTAACGTCAGATAAAGGCGGATGATTATTCAAGAAGCTGGTAACGTTTTTTATGGACTTCAAGAGGGAAGGAAAGTGGCAACcctttaaatttgttaagtTGATGGTTTGAACGGAGCTGTTGATCATGGTCTCAGGAGTGGTCTCGGCAGTACTGTCGTTCTTAGTGCCCTCGGAGGAAAGCGATTTAGAAACAGAAAATGATTGATTACCAGAATTCAAATTAGTCCCTTTGGAGGTCTCAGAAGAACTGTTCAAGTTAGAGTATTCGTTGGAACTGGTGTTGCTGGAATTGTTGGAGTTATTCTGAAAAATGTCAGAGTTCTTCTCTTCATTTAAGCTGTTAATAGTACCGCTGTTGGTCGTCAAATCGGAGCCCAGGGCGTTCCAATCGTTGAAATCCCAATTAGTCTCAACCCAGCCGCTCTTCTCATAGTTCAAGTTGTTAATCATGCTGTTCCACAATGAAGAGTTGCAGGGGTAGTAAGATTCATTGGAGTACTTGTTCGAGTCGTTGGGAAGCGAGTCCGAAGAAGTCATGGCTAGGGATCGTTTGGGCAAAATGTTCTTTGATTTCTTGGAGGAGGAAATCTCCAAGTACTGAAGATTGGAAGAAAGCAGTTCCTCGGCGTCGGAGAGGTCAAGCTGAATAGCCGGAGGTCTGGGATCGTCGTCTAGTCCGTTGAAGCTAGGACTAGAATTTCGAGGGTCCTGAAGAGAGCGTTATAACTGTTAAAACGTACCTTCCTCGAATTTCTAGTTTTATGCAAAACGTTCATCGAGTCAATATTCCAATATAAAAGATCCAAACCCATCTAAAAAAAggtgaataataaatagagGGAGGCTGGCGGCACCAACGGAGAGGAGtagataaaatagaaacaaAAGGTGTAAGAACATACCAATGAAAATAGTAAAACAGGTTGTTACAGAGTTGAAATAGGTAACAACTAAGGACTTCAAgatgtattattttaaatttcacCTATTAACAGTGATTCGCCAAGAAATTTGGGGAAAATAAGCGATTAATCGAAAAGATTCCCTAGAAATTACCACTGACAAGTTAATCAATAAACCGATATCCCAGCGTTTAAACTATGGAAAAGGTTTAAAActagaataaataaaccaTTAAAAAACTATTTGTGAACACCAACGGGATGTTATGCATAATAATATGGCACACTTCAATCTGCCCAAcccatttaattttaacgcAACGGgaataaacatataatttgtgaataaaaagaacttatttaaactaataaataatttcaCATGCTACATGTTTTCGATGGTGAGTTGCCACGGCTGTTTTTAATCTATTTCGAAACTTTGGGACACATACCCCAAAACGTTTCATATCTAAGTATGTAGgtaaaacacataaatttaatcactTTAGCACTGTTTCCTTCGTTTTCTTCACCAGCGGCCGCCCAAACATGGCCCACTCGGTGTTATCCAGCGTTTTTTTCTTGCTATCCTTCACGCTTTCGAAATGTGAAATTGGATCGTAAAACGTCTTCCCCTCGTCGTTTTGATATTCATAATTCACACCCTCATAGTAGTTCTCCATATCGTATATGTTAATCGGCACCTTTTTGTTATCCTGGACGTTGGGCTCCGAGCCTTCATCTATGATGTATTTTACGCTACCTTCCGTTTTTTTTACCACGTACTTCATGTTATCGTCAGTAACCAGGTGCTTCTCCTCAGTTTTCACCTTGCTCGACCTCGAAAGCTTGGACCTGTTGctgtttatttgtattttttcgTTGA from Theileria orientalis strain Shintoku DNA, chromosome 1, complete genome encodes the following:
- a CDS encoding uncharacterized protein (Src homology-3 domain containing protein), which encodes MGLDLLYWNIDSMNVLHKTRNSRKDPRNSSPSFNGLDDDPRPPAIQLDLSDAEELLSSNLQYLEISSSKKSKNILPKRSLAMTSSDSLPNDSNKYSNESYYPCNSSLWNSMINNLNYEKSGWVETNWDFNDWNALGSDLTTNSGTINSLNEEKNSDIFQNNSNNSSNTSSNEYSNLNSSSETSKGTNLNSGNQSFSVSKSLSSEGTKNDSTAETTPETMINSSVQTINLTNLKGCHFPSLLKSIKNVTSFLNNHPPLSDVKEEEVVNSSCSNDKPGKPRKDSKDSISEQDLDFTNITQSNGPPVTVKVFTSWNGDGVNTASVKKSEKVQLVARSGNWIYVRVLSNLNRCGWIPEFTLVESEMLSRKMLSN